The Neoarius graeffei isolate fNeoGra1 chromosome 25, fNeoGra1.pri, whole genome shotgun sequence genome includes a region encoding these proteins:
- the rab6a gene encoding ras-related protein Rab-6A encodes MSTAGDFGNPLRKFKLVFLGEQSVGKTSLITRFMYDSFDNTYQATIGIDFLSKTMYLEDRTIRLQLWDTAGQERFRSLIPSYIRDSAAAVVVYDITNVNSFQQTTKWIDDVRTERGSDVIIMLVGNKTDLADKRQVSIEEGERKAKELSVMFIETSAKAGYNVKQLFRRVAAALPGMESTQDKSREDMIDVTLQNPPEQPVSESGCSC; translated from the exons ATGTCTACTGCAGGAGACTTTGGGAACCCGCTAAGAAAATTCAAACTGGTTTTTCTTGGGGAGCAAAGTG TTGGAAAGACTTCGCTCATCACCAGATTCATGTATGACAGCTTTGATAATACCTATCAG GCCACAATAGGAATTGATTTCTTGTCAAAAACGATGTACCTCGAGGACAGAACA ATCAGGTTGCAGCTGTGGGACACAGCGGGCCAGGAGCGATTCCGTAGCCTCATTCCTAGCTACATCCGTGACTCAGCCGCCGCTGTCGTAGTGTACGACATCACAA ACGTCAACTCCTTCCAGCAGACCACCAAATGGATCGACGATGTCAGGACAGAGAGAGGAAGCGACGTAATCATCATGCTGGTCGGAAACAAGACTGATCTTGCAGACAAAAG gcAAGTATCTATTGAAGAGGGCGAGAGGAAAGCCAAAGAGCTGAGCGTGATGTTTATTGAGACGAGCGCTAAAGCTGGGTACAACGTGAAGCAG CTTTTCCGGCGGGTGGCTGCTGCCCTGCCAGGCATGGAGAGCACACAGGACAAGAGCAGAGAAGACA TGATCGACGTGACGCTGCAGAACCCTCCAGAACAGCCCGTGAGCGAAAGCGGATGCTCCTGCTAA